In Hamadaea flava, a genomic segment contains:
- a CDS encoding acyl-CoA desaturase, with product MSTDVHPATESALTADLETNATGAAEVEQTIRGPKPLTEGAQPTGVLIGLWAFVVIPFIALIAAIPVAWGGWLSWVDIAIFAVWYCVAGLGITIGFHRYLTHGSFKATRWLRVTLAVAGSFAVEGSPTQWVADHRRHHAFSDNEGDPHSPWRFGTSFWALTKGLFYAHMGWLFARELTNRARFAPDLVADKDIQKVDKLFPTLIAVSLIAPAAVGGLVTWSWQGALTAFFWAGLVRVGLLHHVTWSINSICHVYGERPFETRDGDKASNFWPLAILSFGESWHNLHHSDPTCARHGVMKGQIDISARTIWLFEKAGWATNVRWPKRDRLASKLVEGAQASAGRLGR from the coding sequence ATGAGCACAGACGTCCACCCGGCCACGGAGTCAGCGTTGACGGCCGACCTCGAGACCAACGCGACCGGCGCCGCCGAGGTCGAGCAGACCATTCGGGGGCCGAAGCCGCTCACCGAGGGCGCTCAGCCGACCGGCGTACTGATCGGTTTGTGGGCGTTCGTCGTCATCCCGTTCATCGCGCTGATCGCCGCGATCCCGGTCGCGTGGGGCGGCTGGCTGTCCTGGGTCGACATCGCCATCTTCGCCGTGTGGTACTGCGTCGCCGGGCTGGGCATCACCATCGGCTTCCACCGTTACCTCACGCACGGCTCGTTCAAGGCCACCCGGTGGCTGCGCGTGACGCTCGCGGTCGCCGGCTCCTTCGCCGTCGAGGGCTCGCCCACCCAGTGGGTCGCCGACCACCGCCGTCACCACGCGTTCTCCGACAACGAGGGCGACCCGCACTCGCCGTGGCGCTTCGGCACCTCGTTCTGGGCGCTGACCAAGGGCCTGTTCTACGCGCACATGGGCTGGCTGTTCGCGCGGGAGCTGACCAACCGCGCCCGGTTCGCCCCGGACCTGGTCGCCGACAAGGACATCCAGAAGGTCGACAAGCTCTTCCCGACGCTGATCGCCGTCTCGCTGATCGCCCCGGCGGCCGTCGGCGGCCTGGTCACCTGGTCCTGGCAGGGCGCACTGACCGCGTTCTTCTGGGCCGGGCTGGTCCGCGTCGGCCTGCTGCACCACGTCACGTGGTCCATCAACTCGATCTGCCACGTCTACGGCGAGCGCCCGTTCGAGACCCGGGACGGCGACAAGGCCTCCAACTTCTGGCCGCTGGCCATCCTGTCGTTCGGCGAGAGCTGGCACAACCTGCACCACTCGGACCCGACCTGCGCCCGCCACGGGGTCATGAAGGGCCAGATCGACATCTCCGCGCGTACCATCTGGCTCTTCGAAAAGGCCGGCTGGGCGACCAATGTTCGCTGGCCCAAGCGTGACCGGCTGGCCTCGAAGCTGGTGGAGGGCGCTCAGGCGAGCGCCGGCCGCCTCGGCCGGTGA
- a CDS encoding TetR/AcrR family transcriptional regulator, giving the protein MSAAQRREQLIAIGRQLFAERGFDATSIEEVAARAKVSKPVVYEHFGGKEGLYAVVVDREVRSLLDRIAGALTAGHPRELLEQAALALLDYIEEETNGFRVLVRESPVMSASGNFSSVLNDVAHQVEHILGAEFKTRGYDPKLAELYSQALVGMVSLVGRWWLEVRKPRKETVAAHMVNLAWNGLAQLEQKPGLLTRRGK; this is encoded by the coding sequence ATGTCGGCGGCGCAGCGCCGCGAGCAGCTGATCGCGATCGGCCGTCAGCTGTTCGCGGAGCGGGGGTTCGACGCGACCTCGATCGAGGAGGTCGCGGCCCGGGCCAAGGTCTCCAAGCCGGTGGTCTACGAGCACTTCGGCGGCAAGGAAGGCCTGTACGCGGTCGTCGTGGACCGCGAGGTGCGCTCGCTGCTCGACCGCATCGCCGGCGCGCTGACCGCCGGGCACCCCCGTGAACTGCTGGAGCAGGCGGCCCTGGCGCTGCTGGACTACATCGAGGAAGAGACCAACGGCTTCCGGGTGCTCGTCCGCGAGTCGCCGGTGATGTCGGCGTCGGGCAACTTCTCCTCGGTCCTCAACGACGTCGCGCACCAGGTCGAGCACATCCTCGGCGCCGAGTTCAAGACGCGGGGCTACGACCCGAAGCTGGCCGAGCTGTACTCGCAGGCGCTCGTCGGCATGGTGTCGCTGGTCGGCCGCTGGTGGCTGGAGGTACGCAAGCCGCGCAAGGAGACGGTGGCCGCGCACATGGTCAACCTGGCCTGGAACGGGCTGGCCCAGTTGGAGCAGAAGCCCGGTCTGCTGACCCGCCGGGGCAAGTAG
- a CDS encoding DUF4383 domain-containing protein: protein MSHIPVNHRLRPLYRALAVLIGLYLLIFGIIGAIQTADESFFSRGDTVVLGLKTNMAFSVLSIVMGVIVVLANLYGRNIDHFVDLGAGGLFMFVGVFGLIIIRSDLNKLNFSVATCVVSSLIGTALLTIGLYNRTGPPEQARQEEAIRVPGGKHPGHAAV from the coding sequence ATGTCGCACATACCGGTCAACCATCGGCTGCGGCCGCTCTACCGGGCGCTGGCCGTCCTTATCGGGCTCTATCTGCTGATCTTCGGGATCATCGGGGCGATCCAGACCGCAGACGAGTCGTTCTTCTCGCGCGGCGACACGGTCGTGCTCGGCCTCAAGACGAATATGGCCTTCTCCGTGCTCTCCATCGTCATGGGGGTGATCGTGGTGCTGGCCAACCTCTACGGCCGCAACATCGACCACTTCGTCGACCTGGGGGCCGGCGGCCTGTTCATGTTCGTCGGCGTCTTCGGGCTGATCATCATCCGATCCGACCTGAACAAGCTGAACTTCTCGGTCGCGACCTGTGTGGTGTCCAGCCTGATCGGCACCGCGCTGCTCACGATCGGCCTCTACAACCGCACCGGCCCGCCCGAGCAGGCCCGGCAGGAGGAGGCGATCCGCGTACCGGGCGGTAAGCATCCGGGACACGCCGCCGTTTGA
- a CDS encoding GNAT family N-acetyltransferase, with amino-acid sequence MSLDIALATLADHDDAYPVYRAAITVDNPLGPVFSRRAFDCFVTDPFPGQIGERYLARLDGTAVGLVRIEAPVLENTDMANVDVIVAPEFRRRGLGRQLFAYAVRRAQELGRTKLHCATMYDVEGCPPAPAAPAAFARSLGFEPALPEIARQLAVAEVDEAALDRMLAEAWAKAEGYRVVQWLGVPPDDLIDDVAYLDGRLFSDAPTGDLELEPEKVTADRVREREASLTVRGRQTVHTGLVHEASGKLVAWTTICLDPELTNGQALQFITLVDPDHRGHRLGTIAKVENLRRARQEDPAIARITTWNAASNGYMISINEAMGFRPAWGGMEWQRAL; translated from the coding sequence ATGAGTCTCGACATCGCCCTCGCCACCCTGGCCGACCACGATGACGCGTACCCCGTGTATCGAGCGGCCATCACCGTGGACAACCCACTCGGCCCGGTCTTCTCCCGGCGGGCTTTCGACTGCTTCGTCACCGATCCGTTCCCTGGTCAGATCGGCGAGCGCTATCTGGCCCGGCTGGACGGCACCGCCGTCGGGCTGGTCCGCATCGAGGCCCCGGTGCTCGAGAACACCGACATGGCCAATGTCGACGTCATCGTGGCGCCCGAGTTCCGGCGCCGGGGGCTCGGCCGCCAACTGTTCGCGTACGCCGTCCGCCGGGCTCAGGAGCTGGGCCGGACGAAGCTGCACTGCGCCACGATGTACGACGTCGAGGGGTGCCCGCCCGCGCCGGCCGCGCCCGCGGCCTTCGCCCGGTCGCTGGGCTTCGAGCCGGCCCTGCCCGAGATCGCCCGTCAGTTGGCGGTCGCCGAGGTCGACGAGGCGGCCCTCGACCGGATGCTCGCCGAGGCCTGGGCCAAAGCCGAGGGCTACCGCGTCGTGCAGTGGCTGGGCGTGCCGCCCGACGACCTGATCGACGACGTCGCGTACCTCGACGGGCGGCTGTTCTCCGACGCCCCGACCGGCGACCTCGAGCTCGAGCCGGAGAAGGTCACCGCCGACCGCGTCCGGGAACGGGAGGCGTCGCTGACCGTACGCGGCCGCCAGACCGTCCACACGGGCCTGGTGCACGAGGCGTCGGGCAAGCTGGTGGCCTGGACGACGATCTGTCTCGATCCCGAGTTGACCAACGGGCAGGCGTTGCAGTTCATCACCCTCGTCGATCCCGATCATCGGGGCCACCGGCTGGGCACCATCGCGAAGGTCGAGAACCTGCGCCGGGCCCGTCAGGAGGACCCGGCCATCGCCCGGATCACGACGTGGAACGCGGCCAGCAACGGCTACATGATCTCCATCAACGAGGCGATGGGTTTCCGCCCCGCCTGGGGAGGTATGGAGTGGCAGCGCGCCCTCTAA
- a CDS encoding DUF4383 domain-containing protein: protein MFKHAPVNHPLRPVYRTIAAVASAVTVLIGAIGYFSTSSQEYFAANDSKVLGLLGMNPGHALLMVGSGVVMLLALLIGRNVDSTISFLLGCALMAVGTVGLLIMRTDANFLSYRMSNVIVAYVIGSLLMAAGLYLKSGRAAAAAH, encoded by the coding sequence ATGTTCAAGCACGCGCCGGTCAACCACCCCCTGCGTCCGGTCTATCGGACGATCGCGGCCGTCGCCTCGGCGGTGACTGTCCTGATCGGAGCGATCGGCTACTTCAGCACCTCGTCGCAGGAGTACTTCGCCGCCAACGACAGCAAGGTGCTCGGCCTGCTGGGCATGAACCCGGGGCACGCCCTGCTGATGGTCGGCAGTGGCGTCGTCATGCTGCTGGCGTTGCTGATCGGCCGCAACGTCGACAGCACGATCAGCTTCCTCCTCGGGTGCGCGCTGATGGCCGTCGGCACGGTCGGCCTGCTGATCATGCGGACGGACGCGAACTTCCTGAGCTACCGCATGTCGAACGTGATCGTCGCGTACGTCATCGGCTCGCTGCTGATGGCCGCCGGCCTGTACCTCAAGTCCGGCCGGGCCGCCGCCGCTGCCCACTGA